A genome region from Anastrepha obliqua isolate idAnaObli1 chromosome 4, idAnaObli1_1.0, whole genome shotgun sequence includes the following:
- the LOC129244710 gene encoding uncharacterized protein LOC129244710, with the protein MEVLKSPTIWESASRPLFVRSIWLEAQKTGRAGPQRHFILDYEPGQRRVQSKSALSSGRNKVHATLQHSKSYDFVGDWQNHNSCGFVEDCPTDLLLIVPAKVEPLPAATAASSVHPQTQQSQLKFPAKPLLPSNRATQRRSTFFFRNHAPRRGPLHELYELYSRHSSLQDLQSTLSQVNSHADERLAERVLNWLDLAGKRIDTHKTKPVDVIEMVKRSKKVSAKVTPSQAPPQVSSSMTSTSKIHRPITTRAQSLTQIQAVAPQPSTAASRGRKHVRYASAMRAEETPIHTTQMMQSRTTDPVKHITIIFDHEGVPVRFNRPVRNIDLSALSTSPATVRRLTGSLSSARLYSEAEKPASNQPAKTKLPKSRPSTDVEYGAYGAKATLKRPHDAGIFDAKKQLHIFMPNLMNKDLLTAVGANASGCDSIDDTLSGLSNTFSEFCKI; encoded by the exons ATGGAAGTGCTGAAGTCACCCACGATTTGGGAATCTGCTAGTCGGCCGCTTTTTGTGCGCTCAATCTGGTTGGAGGCGCAAAAAACTGGTCGTGCCGGTCCGCAACGTCACTTCATATTGGACTACGAACCGGGACAGAGGCGTGTGCAATCCAAGTCAGCATTGAGCAGCGGGCGAAATAAGGTGCATG CTACACTTCAACATTCTAAATCGTACGATTTTGTTGGTGATTGGCAAAATCATAACTCGTGCGGCTTCGTGGAAGATTGTCCAACGGATTTGTTGCTCATCGTGCCTGCCAAAGTGGAACCCTTACCCGCTGCGACAGCGGCGTCTTCAGTTCATCCGCAGACACAGCAGTCACAATTAAAATTCCCAGCGAAGCCATTACTGCCGTCAAATCGCGCCACTCAAAGACGATCCACCTTTTTCTTTCGAAATCACGCGCCACGTCGCGGACCACTTCATGAACTCTATGAGCTTTATTCGCGTCACAGTTCACTACAAGACCTCCAATCGACACTTTCCCAAGTGAACTCACATGCAGACGAGCGTTTGGCGGAACGTGTACTAAACTGGCTGGATTTGGCTGGCAAACGTATTGATACCCATAAAACAAAACCTGTGGATGTCATTGAGATGGTGAAGCGATCAAAGAAGGTGTCAGCGAAAGTCACACCCTCGCAAGCACCGCCGCAGGTGTCTAGTTCGATGACTAGCACCAGCAAAATCCACCGGCCAATAACTACACGGGCACAATCACTCACACAAATACAAGCTGTTGCTCCACAGCCATCTACCGCTGCGTCACGTGGTCGCAAACATGTACGCTATGCGAGTGCAATGCGTGCGGAAGAAACTCCTATCCACACCACTCAGATGATGCAGTCTCGAACCACCGATCCCGTTAAGCACATTACAATAATTTTCGATCATGAAGGTGTGCCGGTGCGTTTCAATCGTCCCGTGCGCAATATTGATTTAAGTGCCCTGAGCACCAGTCCGGCTACAGTTCGTCGCTTGACTGGATCACTATCGTCTGCACGTCTCTACTCTGAGGCGGAGAAGCCTGCATCCAACCAGCCAGCAAAAACTAAACTACCAAAATCGCGTCCATCTACCGATGTGGAGTATGGCGCTTATGGGGCGAAAGCTACCCTTAAGCGGCCACATGATGCGGGAATCTTTGATGCCAAAAAACAGTTGCACATCTTTATGCCGAATTTGATGAACAAGGATCTGTTAACGGCTGTCGGCGCAAATGCCAGTGGTTGTGACAGCATAGATGATACCTTAAGTGGGTTGAGCAATACGTTCAGCgagttttgtaaaatttag